A stretch of Gemmatimonadaceae bacterium DNA encodes these proteins:
- a CDS encoding HAMP domain-containing sensor histidine kinase produces the protein MKRGNGGSRPRSRLLVALLGIALVLTAVLAYQAANAERSHRRAAERALHDYASFAMWQLNQQASQELLSAMISTFIVPLTRVNPDAPESWPSPADFMAASRQPYVPAKYLEGVRFYFRFDWRDSAMTVAGEQPSDAVLRWVRDTVASYPRRFEIPEVRTQAFGSAGRNPARRLGIVITNDSYVASIDRVDGRLRIVCYVVSRDKDGLPLVTYGLETDANAFVEPVFRQVLDRTPLLPPSLVRGIARDSMLAVTAAAPQAGVVFRSARGAFPSAITVVDSLDERFGHMKLGVSLRSDIAPRLVVGGLPRSRLPMLAGLFALTVGLVIAALLQLRRQQQLAQLRVDFVSGVSHELRTPLAQIRLFAELLRNGQLRSEQERDRSIGIIDEEAQRLTYLVENVLAFSRSEHGRGMVAAEAVAMDREIEAAVNAFAPLARARRAKIRSNIERGLIARVDPRALRQIVLNLLDNAVKYGPLGQTVTVSLTGTTASVAVAVEDGGPGVPRAEREHIWEPYYRLARESAAAVGGSGIGLSIVRELVLLHGGRAWVEDAQGGGARFVVEFPRGDEPPAASAEVPLRRAAAGGGGGGGGGGGPAA, from the coding sequence ATGAAGCGCGGAAATGGCGGAAGCCGGCCGCGCTCCAGGCTGCTCGTCGCCCTCCTCGGCATTGCGCTGGTTCTGACGGCCGTGCTCGCATACCAGGCGGCAAACGCCGAGCGGTCGCACCGGAGAGCAGCCGAGCGTGCGCTGCACGACTACGCATCGTTCGCTATGTGGCAGCTCAACCAGCAGGCGTCACAGGAGCTGCTCAGCGCGATGATCTCGACGTTCATCGTTCCGCTCACGCGCGTGAACCCCGACGCTCCGGAAAGCTGGCCGTCGCCGGCGGACTTCATGGCTGCGTCGAGGCAGCCGTATGTGCCCGCGAAGTATCTCGAGGGCGTCCGCTTTTATTTCCGCTTCGACTGGCGCGACAGCGCGATGACCGTCGCGGGCGAACAGCCTTCCGACGCGGTTCTGCGCTGGGTCAGGGACACTGTCGCCAGCTATCCCCGGCGGTTCGAAATTCCGGAAGTGCGCACGCAGGCCTTCGGATCCGCCGGGCGCAATCCGGCGCGGCGGCTCGGCATCGTGATCACGAACGATTCGTACGTGGCGAGCATCGACCGCGTCGACGGCCGTCTGCGGATTGTCTGCTACGTCGTCTCGCGAGACAAGGACGGCTTGCCGCTCGTTACATATGGTCTCGAGACCGACGCCAACGCCTTCGTTGAGCCGGTGTTTCGCCAGGTCCTGGACCGCACCCCGCTCCTTCCTCCTTCGCTGGTTCGTGGTATCGCGCGTGACTCGATGCTCGCGGTCACTGCGGCGGCACCTCAGGCCGGCGTCGTGTTCCGTTCCGCGAGGGGCGCATTTCCCTCCGCAATCACAGTCGTAGACTCACTCGACGAGCGTTTCGGACACATGAAGCTCGGCGTCTCGCTGCGCTCGGATATTGCGCCGCGCCTCGTCGTCGGCGGTCTTCCGCGCTCGCGGCTCCCGATGCTTGCGGGCCTGTTCGCGCTGACCGTCGGACTGGTTATCGCCGCGCTGCTTCAGCTTCGGCGCCAGCAGCAGCTCGCGCAGCTTCGCGTTGATTTCGTGTCGGGCGTCTCGCACGAGCTCCGCACACCATTGGCACAGATCCGTCTCTTTGCGGAGCTTCTTCGCAACGGTCAGCTACGGTCCGAGCAGGAGCGCGACCGCTCCATTGGCATTATCGACGAGGAAGCGCAGCGCCTCACATATCTCGTGGAAAATGTCCTCGCCTTCTCACGCTCGGAGCACGGCCGCGGGATGGTGGCCGCGGAAGCCGTTGCGATGGATCGCGAGATAGAGGCAGCCGTGAACGCGTTCGCACCGCTCGCGCGAGCGCGTCGCGCGAAGATCAGGTCGAACATCGAGCGCGGCCTCATCGCTCGCGTCGATCCACGCGCACTTCGTCAGATCGTACTCAATCTTCTCGACAACGCGGTGAAATACGGACCGCTCGGTCAGACGGTGACAGTCTCGCTCACCGGCACCACCGCATCGGTTGCAGTTGCAGTCGAAGACGGTGGTCCCGGCGTGCCACGGGCCGAGCGCGAGCATATCTGGGAGCCCTACTACCGTCTCGCGAGGGAGTCGGCCGCTGCCGTTGGTGGAAGCGGCATCGGGCTCTCGATTGTACGCGAGCTGGTGCTTCTTCACGGAGGGCGCGCGTGGGTCGAGGATGCGCAGGGTGGGGGAGCGCGATTCGTCGTGGAATTCCCCCGCGGTGACGAGCCGCCTGCAGCTTCAGCGGAAGTTCCGCTGCGTCGTGCGGCGGCGGGCGGCGGTGGAGGGGGAGGGGGAGGGGGAGGCCCGGCAGCATGA
- a CDS encoding MFS transporter, with product MPDKDAASTRFEPVSSPAGIWRVIAASTAGTMIEWYDFFIFGSLATIIATQFYPAGNPTANFLKTLATFAVGFAVRPLGALFFGRLGDRVGRKIAFLATLLIMGGSTAAIGFLPGYATIGIAAPIILVILRLLQGLALGGEYGGAAVYVAEHVPDSRRGFYTSFIQTTATLGLFVSLVVILVTRRTVGDAAFAEWGWRIPFFLSIALVLVSFYIRMQLGESPLYSRLKTQGGASTTPVRESFDTWPKWKLVLKILFGVTAGQAVTWYTGQFYALFFLQTVLKIPTDTAYGILAVSLVIGTPAFIFFGTLSDRVGRKRLMMAGNLIGALSYFAIYRGIVSFSSPLNAPAIVLLIVIQITIAAMITGPVAAFLVESFPAKVRYTSMSLPYHFGNGWFGGFLPLIATALVARTGNIYAGLIYPSVIALMTFIVGSITLEETRQRRIWDEV from the coding sequence ATGCCGGACAAGGATGCTGCGTCCACTCGCTTCGAGCCGGTAAGCTCGCCCGCGGGGATCTGGCGCGTCATTGCTGCTTCGACTGCCGGCACGATGATCGAATGGTACGATTTCTTCATCTTCGGAAGCCTCGCCACGATCATTGCGACACAGTTTTATCCCGCGGGAAATCCGACCGCGAATTTTCTCAAGACCCTTGCCACGTTCGCCGTCGGGTTTGCCGTGCGACCGCTCGGCGCGCTTTTCTTCGGCCGGCTAGGAGATCGCGTCGGACGCAAAATCGCGTTTCTCGCGACGCTGCTGATCATGGGCGGCTCGACCGCGGCGATCGGTTTCCTGCCGGGCTACGCGACCATCGGCATCGCCGCGCCGATCATTCTCGTCATTCTCCGCCTGCTTCAGGGGCTCGCCCTTGGCGGCGAATACGGGGGTGCGGCCGTGTATGTCGCGGAGCACGTGCCCGACAGCAGACGAGGCTTCTACACGAGCTTCATTCAGACGACGGCAACGCTCGGTCTGTTCGTCTCACTCGTTGTGATCCTCGTCACTCGCAGGACGGTTGGCGATGCTGCGTTCGCGGAATGGGGATGGAGAATCCCCTTCTTCCTCTCGATCGCGCTCGTGCTTGTTTCGTTCTACATCCGCATGCAGCTCGGAGAATCGCCGCTTTATTCGCGGTTGAAAACGCAGGGTGGGGCATCGACAACTCCGGTGCGGGAGAGCTTCGACACCTGGCCCAAATGGAAGCTCGTGTTGAAGATCCTCTTCGGCGTTACGGCTGGCCAGGCGGTCACGTGGTATACGGGCCAGTTCTACGCGCTCTTCTTTCTCCAGACCGTACTGAAAATTCCTACTGACACCGCTTATGGCATCCTCGCGGTGTCACTGGTGATAGGAACTCCTGCGTTCATCTTCTTCGGAACGCTGTCCGACCGAGTCGGTCGCAAACGACTGATGATGGCTGGAAACCTCATCGGCGCGCTGTCGTATTTCGCCATCTATCGCGGCATCGTTTCCTTTTCGAGTCCCTTGAATGCTCCGGCAATAGTTCTCCTGATCGTCATTCAGATCACGATCGCCGCCATGATCACCGGGCCTGTGGCAGCGTTCCTCGTGGAATCATTTCCGGCGAAGGTGCGCTACACCTCAATGTCGCTGCCGTATCACTTCGGGAATGGCTGGTTCGGCGGATTCCTCCCGCTCATCGCCACCGCTCTCGTGGCTCGCACGGGTAACATTTATGCCGGACTCATTTATCCGAGTGTGATTGCGCTGATGACTTTCATCGTCGGCTCGATCACGCTCGAGGAGACTCGTCAACGGCGCATCTGGGATGAGGTATAG
- a CDS encoding 5-oxoprolinase subunit PxpA encodes MTDTQSTESIDLNADIGEYTGTSGASLDASILELVSSASIACGGHAGDLEVMQRTVDYAASRGVAIGAHPSYPDRENFGRREMEISEEELGDQIVSQIEALADCCARAGVNLRYVKPHGALYNVAARDAEVARVIAEAVRSVDPALVLLGLAESTMIYEAEQAGLSVACEAFADRAYLSNGTLLSRDRAGAVLHDAATVANRAVVIARDHYVQTVDGARLEVKADSLCIHGDNPEALSLVTATRQALEGEGFAIRPFA; translated from the coding sequence ATGACTGACACTCAATCGACTGAATCGATCGACCTCAACGCCGACATCGGCGAGTACACAGGCACTTCAGGCGCTTCGCTCGACGCCAGCATCCTCGAGCTGGTGAGCTCCGCCAGCATTGCCTGTGGCGGCCACGCCGGCGACCTGGAAGTAATGCAGCGAACCGTGGACTACGCTGCGAGTCGCGGCGTCGCCATCGGCGCGCATCCGAGCTACCCCGACCGCGAGAATTTCGGAAGGCGCGAGATGGAAATTTCGGAGGAAGAGCTCGGGGACCAGATCGTATCGCAGATCGAAGCGCTGGCTGACTGTTGCGCGAGAGCGGGGGTGAACCTTCGCTACGTCAAGCCGCACGGAGCGCTTTACAATGTGGCAGCGCGTGATGCGGAGGTTGCACGAGTGATCGCAGAAGCCGTACGCAGCGTTGACCCGGCGCTTGTTCTTCTAGGTCTCGCGGAGAGCACCATGATTTACGAGGCCGAGCAGGCAGGGCTTTCGGTGGCGTGCGAAGCATTCGCGGATCGTGCCTATCTCTCCAATGGAACTCTGCTGTCGCGCGACCGCGCGGGCGCCGTGCTCCACGACGCCGCGACAGTGGCGAATCGCGCGGTCGTAATCGCACGTGATCATTATGTGCAGACAGTGGACGGGGCTCGCCTCGAAGTCAAAGCCGATTCCCTCTGCATTCACGGCGACAATCCCGAGGCCTTGTCTCTCGTCACGGCCACGAGGCAAGCCCTCGAGGGAGAGGGATTCGCAATCCGGCCATTCGCTTGA